The genomic region GGTGGGGAACGCCGGGGCGGACATGGTCTCGGTCATCGCGGGAGCCCTCCTCGTGGGAACGACTCCAGGTCACCAGTGCCACCTGCCGGTTCACCGAATGTCACCTGACAGTTTGCTGACGTCGTGCTCCCCGCGCGGGATGACCACGGTGAACGCCGCGCCCTGCCCCGGCTGCGAGTCCACCCAGACCGACCCGCCGTGCGCCTCGCTGATCGCCCGCACGATGCTCAGCCCCAGCCCGGCCCCACCCCTGCCGCGCGAGGAGTCGCCCCGGTAGAACCGCTCGAACACCCGCCCCAGTTGGTCGGGGGACAGCCCAGGTCCCTCGTCGGCGACCACCACGCCGACGCCCTTGGCCCCGACCGCGCGCACCGAGACGTGCACCGGCGACCCGGCCGGGGTGTGCTGCAGGGCGTTGCCGAGCAGGTTGCGCAGCACCTGGCGCAACCGGTTGGCGTCCCCGCGCACCACCGCGTCGATCGTGCTGACCACCAGGTTGATCTCGCGTTCCGGGTCCACCACCCGCGCGTCGGCCACCGCGTCCGCGGCCAGCGCGGCCAGGTCCACCGGCTCGGCCAGCAGCGGGCGGCCCTGGTCCAGGCGGGCCAACAGCAGCAGCTCCTCCACCAGCGAGTGCATCCGGGTGGCCTCGTCCTCGATCCGGGTCATGGCCAGCTCCACCACCTGCGGATCGTCCACGCCCTGGAGGTAGAGGTCGGCCCAGCCGCGGATGGTGGTCAGCGGGGTGCGCAGCTCGTGCGAGGCGTCCGCGACGAAGCTGCGCAGTCGTTCCTCGGAGCGCTGCCGGGCGTCGAAGGCCAGGTTGACCGCGTGCGCGAGCTGGTCCACCTCGGTGTTGCCGCCGGTCACCCCGATCCGCCTGGTGTGATCGCCCGCGGCGATGGCGGTGGCGTTGGCGGCCATGTCCCGCAACGGTTTCAGCCCGACCCACAGCACGCACAGGGACAGCAGCGCGATACCGCCGACGGTGACCAGGGTGGCGATGATGCCGTACCCGGCCAGCCCGGCCAGCGTCTCGTGGTCCGGGCGCAGCGAGGTGGCGGCCACGATGGTGTGCGCCGAGCGGCCGTCCGGCGTGCTCAGCGGTTGGCTCAGCCCGATGACCAGCGCGCGGTACTCCAGCTCGGGATCACCCTTGCTGCGCACGGTCCGCGGCTCACCGCCGGGGCTGCGGCGCTGCTCGTCGGTGAGCTCCGGTGGCGCCTCCTCCCGGCCGCCCGGCCGCGCCACCGGCACCTGCTCGATCACCTGGCCGTTGCCGTCGACCAGGGCGAAGTAGCTGCCACTGGGGCTGAGCGCGCGCATCGCCTCGATGGCCTCGGCGGTCAGCTCCCGGTGGTCGGAGTTGACCTGCTTGACCCGCACCTCCACCACCCGCAGCGACTGGTCCACCCGGACCTGGAGGTAGTGCTGGAGCCCGAGGTAGGCGGCCGCGTCCACCACCACCACACCGGCGCTGGCCAGCAGGATGGTGCCGGCCAGCAACCGCCCGCGCAGCGAGGCGAACCGCCAGCCCACCGCGTCAGCCCTTGGCCGGGCGCAGCGTGTAGCCGAAGCCGCGAACGGTGTTGATCAGCGGCGGCCCCTCGGCGTCCACCTTCTGCCGCAACCGCGAGATGAACTTCTCCACCACGGCCGCGTCCCCGCCGAAGTCGTACTGCCACACGTGGTCCAGGATCTGCGCCTTGGACACCACCCGTCCGGCGTTGACCAGCAGGTAGCGCAACAGCTTGTACTCCGTCGGCGAGAGCTCCAGCGGCCGCCCGGCCCGGTGCACCTCGTGCGCCTGTTCGTCCAGCACCAGGTCCCCGCACCGCAACGCCGAGGACTCCTCCTGCCCGCCCCTGGTCCGCCGCAGCACGGCCTGCACCCTGGCCAGCACCTCGGCCACGCTGAAGGGCTTGGTCACGTAGTCGTCGCCGCCGAGGGTGAGGCCACGGACCTTGTCCTCGGTGGAGTCCCGCGCGGTCAGGAACACCACCGGCAGCCGCGGCCGGTCCAGCCGCAGCCGCCGGCACAGCTCGAACCCGTCGGTGTCGGGCAGCATGATGTCCAGGATCAGCAGTTCGGGATTGCCGCTCTCCGCCGCCCGCACGGCCTCGGCCCCACTGCCCGCGGTGAGCACCTCGTACCCGGCCAGCCGCAGCGTGGTGGCGAGCAGCTCGGTGATGTAGGGCTCGTCGTCCACCACGAGCACCTTGGTGCCCGCGGTCGCGGCCATCGCGTCCAAGCGCATCTCCCCGCCACCGCTTCCCGTCGTCGGCACCTGCCAAGGCTGCCACGACAACCCATCACCCTGACGCCCGACAGACCGTAGCCTGACCGTTTCCTGACGACCCGGTACTGCACTTCCGGCCCTGGCATGGTCTGGACCAGTCAGGACAGGATGCGACCCATGAGACGGACAGCCACCCTCACCCTGGCCGCCGCGGCCCTGCTCGCGGCCAGCACCACCCCGGCACCCGCCGCCACCGGCACCGCCGCGGCCGCCCACGCCACCGCACTCACCTCAACCGCCCGCCCCACCGCAACCGCCGACGCCACCGCACCCACCGCAACCGTCCAAACCGCCGCACCCGCAGCCCACACCGCCATCCCGCCCGCCGCCTACACCCCGTCCGCCACCGCCACCGCCACCGCCGCCGCTGCCTCCATCCAGCCCGCCGCCTCCCCCTCTCTCGCCGCCGCCCCCTCCTCCCTCGTCACCTGGCCCGTCGGCCCCCGCCCGGAAAGCGCTGTCCAAGCCTGGCGCGCCACCACCTACATCTCCATCCAGGGCACCCCGACCCCCGGCGCCAACGACGGCGAGATCCGCACCCTCGACCCCGCCACCGGCAAGGTCAGCACCTTCGCCACCGGCCTGGACAACCCCCGCGGCCTGGCCTTCACCGGAAAGTTCCTGGCCGCCACCGACTTCACCCGGGTGTGGCTGATCGACCACACCGGAGCCAAGCGCGTGCTGGCCGAGGCCGCCGCCTTCCCGCACCCGGTCGCCGCGCTCAACGACGCGGTCGCCGAACCCGGCGGCCAGGCCGTCTACGTCACCGAGATGGGCGCCAGGGAGAAGATGCGCGACCCGAACGGCGCGCTCTGGCCGACCGACAGCCCGCAGGCCCTGGACATCCCGGCCCGCGCCCGGATCTACCGGATCTCCTTGTCCGGCAAGGTGACCGAGGTCTCCGCGCCGTCCCGCCGCACCCTGATCCACAACGGCATCACGGTGGGCAACCGGCCGGGCACCCTGCTCGCCGCCGAGTTCTTCTACGGCAACCTGGTCGAGATCAACCAGCGCACCGGCCGCCAGACCGTCCTGGCCACCGGCTTCCGCGCCGCCGACGGCGTCGAGCAGGCGAAGGACGGCACCATCTACGTCTCCAGCTACGACCAGGGCGCGATCTGGCGGATGGACCGCGACGGCGAGAACCCCGAGCTCCTGCTCTCCGGCCTGGGCAGCGGCGGCACCGCGGACTTCCTGCTGGACGAGCACAACCGCCGCCTACTGGTCCCGGACACCACCCGCGGCACCGTGACTGTCCTATCACTCAGCTGAACACGTTCTACTCCGCGCCGGAGAACTTCCTTCTTTTGGCAGAACATGACCCACCACAGAAACTATAACCTGTTTCACATTGGCTCCCGACCCTCTGGAGGGCGGCGATGGCGACAGCGGAGTTCGACGTGGTGGTGGTCGGGGCCGGGGCCGCGGGGATGACCGCGGCCCTGACCGCGGCCAAGCGCGGCCTGCGGGCCGTGGTGCTGGAGAAGGCGGCGGTCTTCGGCGGCTCGATGGCCCGCTCCGGCGCGGCGATCTGGATCCCCAACAACGAGGTGCTGCTCGCCGCGGGCGTGCCGGACACCCCGGAGAAGGCGGCCGCCTACCTGGCCCGGGTGGTCGGCGACATCCCGGTGGCCCGCCAGCGCGCCTACCTGGCCAATGGCCCGGCGATGCTGTCCTTCCTGCAGCGCAACAGCCCGCTGAAGTTCACCTGGATGGAGGGCTATTCCGACTACTACCCCGAGTTCCCCGGCGGCATCGCGGCCGGCCGCTCGATCGAGCCGCAGATGATCGACGGCCGGATCCTCGGCGCGGAGCTGGCCAACCTCAATCCGCCTTATATGCCAACGCCACCGGCCACCGTGGTCTACGGCGTGGACTACAAGTGGCTCACCCTCATCGCCCGGCACCCGCGCGGGGTGGCCACCGCCAGCGCGACGGTCGCCCGCGGCATCGCGGCCGGGCTGGCCGGACAGAAACCGCTCACCATGGGCGGCGCGCTGGCCGGCGGACTGCGCGCGGGGCTGATGAACGCCGGCGTCCCGGTCTGGCTGAACACGCCGCTGCTGGACCTGCACGTGGAGAACGGACGCGTCATCGGCGTTGTGGCGCAACGCAACGGCGCGCAGGTCCTGGTGAAGGCGCGGCGCGGGGTGATCGTCGGCTCCGGCGGGTTCGAGCACAACGAGCGGATGCGCAAGGAGTTCCAGGAGGAGCCGATCGGCACCTCCTGGTCGGTGGGCGCCAAGGCCAACACCGGGGCCGGAATCGAGGCGGGCCAACGGATCGGCGCCGCGATGGACCTGCTCGACGACGCCTGGTGGGGCCCGGCGATCCCGCTGCCGGAGGGCCCGTACTTCTGCCTGTCCGAACGCACCCTGCCCGGCTGCATCCTGGTCAACGGCGCGGGCAAGCGGTTCGTCAACGAGGCCGCGCCCTACAGCGACGTGGTGCACGTGATGTACGAGAAGGACGAACCAGGCGCCTCGCACATCCCGGCCTGGCTGATCAGCGACCAGCAGTACCGCAACCGCTACCTGTTCAAGGACATCCCGCCGCTGCTGCCGCTGCCGCAGGCCTGGTTCGACAGCGGCGCGATGGCCAAGGCGGACAGCATCGAGTCGCTGGCCGCCCGGATCGGCATCCAGCCGGTGCTGCTGCGCGAGACCGTCAACCGCTTCAACGGTTTCGCCCGCGCCGGCCGCGACCTGGACTTCAAGCGCGGGGACAGCGCCTACGACCACTACTACGCCGACCCGACCAACACCCCCAACGCCTGCCTGGCCCCGATCGAGCAAGGCCCGTTCTACGCGATGAAGATCGTGCCGGGCGACCTGGGCACCAAGGGCGGCATGCGCACCGACGCCCGCGCCAGGGTGCTGCGCCCGGACGGCTCGGTGATCCCCGGCCTGTGGGCCTCCGGCAACTGCACCGGCGCGGTCATGGGCCGCAGCTACGCGGGCGCGGGCTCCACCCTCGGCCCGGCGATGACCTTCGGCTACGTGGCCGCCAACGACCTCGCCGACACCCCGGCCCGCTAGCGGCCCGGCGCCAGACCGGCCAGCAGGGCGGCCACCAGCCGCTCGGCCACCTCCTCCAGCGACTCCGCCCCCGCGCGGAAGTGACTCAGGAACGCGTGCTGCACACACGCGCCGGTGAGCAGCTCGGCCGCCGACACCGGATCGGCGGCCGGGCTCACCCGTCCGGCCCGCTGCTCCGCGGCCAGGAACCCGGCCACCGCCTGGCTGACGTACTGTGGCCCGCTGCCCTGCTCGCGCAGCACGGCCCGGTGCGCGGCGAAGAGCTCCGGCTCGGCGAACAGCGAGGCCGCCATCGGGAAGGACTCGCCGAAGAACACCAGCATCGCCCTGGCCAGCTCGACCAGCGTGCCGCGCAGGTCGCCCACCCCGACCCACTCGTCCAGCCCCCGCAACCGGAGGATCAGCTCGCCGGGCACCCGCTCCCCGAGCACCGCCAGGAACAGCTCGGTCTTGCCCGAGAAGTGCTTGTACAGCGCGGCCTCGGACAGCTCGGCCGCCTTGGCGATCTCCTTGGTGGTGGCCCGCGCCAGCCCCTTGGTGCGCAACACCTCCGCCGCCGCGTCCAGGATCCGGTCCCGAGTACTCACACGCCCTCCGATCGCCGCCGACGGTTGACAGGTTAGTGAACACTCACCCACCATGGTGGTTAGTGAGCACTCACTAACCACTGGAGGGCACCATGAAGATCACCGTTCTCGGCGCGTCCGGCCGCACCGGAGCCCGCGTCGTCCAGCAGGCATGCACCGCCGACCACCAGGTCACCGCCGTGGTCAGGGACCCGGCGAAGCTCCAGTTCCGCCACCGCAACCTGGTAACCGTGCGCGCCGACGTCCTCGACCCGGCCGCTCTCACCCCACACCTCGCCGGCCAGGACGCGGTCGTCTCCGCCCTCGGCGCGAACAACCTCAAACCCACCACGATCTGCACCGACAGCGCGCACGCCATCCTGCGCGCGATGACCGCCGAGGGCACCCGCCGCCTGCTCGTGGTCAGCACCGCGGGCGCCATCGACGAGGGCGACGGCCCAGTCCTGCGCTACCTGCTGAAGCCGGTGCTCAGCCGCGTCTTCCGGCACCCGTGGGGCGACATGATCCGGATGGAGGAGCTGGTCATGGCCAGCGACACCGACTGGACCATCATCCGCCCACCCCGGCTGACCAACGCCCCGCACACCGGCGTCTACCGCACCGCCACCGGCGCCAACCTCCCCGGCGGCGGCAGCATCCCCCGCGCCGACCTGGCCGACGCCATCCTGCGCGCCCTCGGCAACCCGGCCGCCGTCCACACCGCGCTGAGCGTCGCGACATGAGAAAACTCCTGCGGCGCACCACGATCGCCCGCCCCGCACTTCAACGCAGGCAGGACGTCCTGTCCCCTGGAAACCTTCCGCGCCAACCTGGCCCAGATCCCCGCCAGCGCGGGCGAGGTGGTCACCACCCTGGTCACGACCCGGCTGTCCACCCCGGATCCCGCCCGGTGAGCCCCAGCAC from Crossiella sp. CA-258035 harbors:
- a CDS encoding HAMP domain-containing sensor histidine kinase, producing the protein MGWRFASLRGRLLAGTILLASAGVVVVDAAAYLGLQHYLQVRVDQSLRVVEVRVKQVNSDHRELTAEAIEAMRALSPSGSYFALVDGNGQVIEQVPVARPGGREEAPPELTDEQRRSPGGEPRTVRSKGDPELEYRALVIGLSQPLSTPDGRSAHTIVAATSLRPDHETLAGLAGYGIIATLVTVGGIALLSLCVLWVGLKPLRDMAANATAIAAGDHTRRIGVTGGNTEVDQLAHAVNLAFDARQRSEERLRSFVADASHELRTPLTTIRGWADLYLQGVDDPQVVELAMTRIEDEATRMHSLVEELLLLARLDQGRPLLAEPVDLAALAADAVADARVVDPEREINLVVSTIDAVVRGDANRLRQVLRNLLGNALQHTPAGSPVHVSVRAVGAKGVGVVVADEGPGLSPDQLGRVFERFYRGDSSRGRGGAGLGLSIVRAISEAHGGSVWVDSQPGQGAAFTVVIPRGEHDVSKLSGDIR
- a CDS encoding response regulator transcription factor, producing the protein MPTTGSGGGEMRLDAMAATAGTKVLVVDDEPYITELLATTLRLAGYEVLTAGSGAEAVRAAESGNPELLILDIMLPDTDGFELCRRLRLDRPRLPVVFLTARDSTEDKVRGLTLGGDDYVTKPFSVAEVLARVQAVLRRTRGGQEESSALRCGDLVLDEQAHEVHRAGRPLELSPTEYKLLRYLLVNAGRVVSKAQILDHVWQYDFGGDAAVVEKFISRLRQKVDAEGPPLINTVRGFGYTLRPAKG
- a CDS encoding SMP-30/gluconolactonase/LRE family protein, which gives rise to MRRTATLTLAAAALLAASTTPAPAATGTAAAAHATALTSTARPTATADATAPTATVQTAAPAAHTAIPPAAYTPSATATATAAAASIQPAASPSLAAAPSSLVTWPVGPRPESAVQAWRATTYISIQGTPTPGANDGEIRTLDPATGKVSTFATGLDNPRGLAFTGKFLAATDFTRVWLIDHTGAKRVLAEAAAFPHPVAALNDAVAEPGGQAVYVTEMGAREKMRDPNGALWPTDSPQALDIPARARIYRISLSGKVTEVSAPSRRTLIHNGITVGNRPGTLLAAEFFYGNLVEINQRTGRQTVLATGFRAADGVEQAKDGTIYVSSYDQGAIWRMDRDGENPELLLSGLGSGGTADFLLDEHNRRLLVPDTTRGTVTVLSLS
- the kstD gene encoding 3-oxosteroid 1-dehydrogenase, whose protein sequence is MATAEFDVVVVGAGAAGMTAALTAAKRGLRAVVLEKAAVFGGSMARSGAAIWIPNNEVLLAAGVPDTPEKAAAYLARVVGDIPVARQRAYLANGPAMLSFLQRNSPLKFTWMEGYSDYYPEFPGGIAAGRSIEPQMIDGRILGAELANLNPPYMPTPPATVVYGVDYKWLTLIARHPRGVATASATVARGIAAGLAGQKPLTMGGALAGGLRAGLMNAGVPVWLNTPLLDLHVENGRVIGVVAQRNGAQVLVKARRGVIVGSGGFEHNERMRKEFQEEPIGTSWSVGAKANTGAGIEAGQRIGAAMDLLDDAWWGPAIPLPEGPYFCLSERTLPGCILVNGAGKRFVNEAAPYSDVVHVMYEKDEPGASHIPAWLISDQQYRNRYLFKDIPPLLPLPQAWFDSGAMAKADSIESLAARIGIQPVLLRETVNRFNGFARAGRDLDFKRGDSAYDHYYADPTNTPNACLAPIEQGPFYAMKIVPGDLGTKGGMRTDARARVLRPDGSVIPGLWASGNCTGAVMGRSYAGAGSTLGPAMTFGYVAANDLADTPAR
- a CDS encoding TetR/AcrR family transcriptional regulator; protein product: MSTRDRILDAAAEVLRTKGLARATTKEIAKAAELSEAALYKHFSGKTELFLAVLGERVPGELILRLRGLDEWVGVGDLRGTLVELARAMLVFFGESFPMAASLFAEPELFAAHRAVLREQGSGPQYVSQAVAGFLAAEQRAGRVSPAADPVSAAELLTGACVQHAFLSHFRAGAESLEEVAERLVAALLAGLAPGR
- a CDS encoding SDR family oxidoreductase, which codes for MKITVLGASGRTGARVVQQACTADHQVTAVVRDPAKLQFRHRNLVTVRADVLDPAALTPHLAGQDAVVSALGANNLKPTTICTDSAHAILRAMTAEGTRRLLVVSTAGAIDEGDGPVLRYLLKPVLSRVFRHPWGDMIRMEELVMASDTDWTIIRPPRLTNAPHTGVYRTATGANLPGGGSIPRADLADAILRALGNPAAVHTALSVAT